In the Paenibacillus sp. FSL R7-0337 genome, TTTGGATTTAGTGAGGCAACGTATCTCCTTATAGCATAGGACAAGCCTTGTATTTGTACTGAACGCAATTTTGCGCTCAGTTCGGTGTAATGAAAGAACTTCGGTATTTGTAAATACTCAACGCAAAATTGCGTTAAGCCCAATCATGAGAGCGGGGATGTAGATGTGCAATCCTTAGTAAATGATAAACCGCTAATCAAAAGTATGGTTGGAGAACGGATATGGGCCTTGAAGCCGCTTGATTCAGAGGTATTTGCACAGGAGCTTGAAGCTTATTTTGCTAGAGGCTATCCAGGGTTCAGAGTGATATCCCATGAATACCCTTATATCTTCTTGAGCGATGAAAGGGTGTCCGACTCAGGGAGATAGATACAGGCCCAGAGGGCCGTTCGGAGTTAACTACGATATTCATATGGTTCTGTGAGTGTCCCACCAATTAAAGGAGGAAGGTCAATGCAACAGTGGAGCAATAATGCATGCCTGGGGTATGTCCGCGCAGCTTTGCTACGTAAAGGCTGGGCTGAGGATCAGATTAGTGAAGTCGTTCGTGCCGTGTATTTTGAATTTGATTTCAAGACCATTGAGGAAGCGGCCAAGCTGTATGAAAGATCATTTGATTAACAGGCATATAAGGAGATGTGGCGAGGGGATCTCTTGTACATGTAATAGGGAAATCAGATAACAACGAAAGGAGTGAATAAAAGTGGGGAATACAAACTTATTGCCGGTGATCACGGGCAGAGCTGCTGCAGAATACCTGCAGGACTGGCTGCACATCTCTGCAATAGTGAAGGTTGTGTCTGACGACCGAAAGCATCTCTATTTCAGAGGCAAGGATCAGATCGGAAGACGGATGGAATATCGCGTGGAGACGGTGGCTGAAGCGGATTATCACAACATTTATGAACGGCCTTCAAATCCCGAACAACCGGAAGAATGGGAATGGGCTGATGCGATCTCTGTGAAGAGGCAGGGCTGACGGAGCCGATCCATGCATTATGGCTGAGAGACTATAGCTTCCTCAGATGAAACACCGCCTGATGATGGCTGGAGGGATACCAGCCGAAACCTACCGGTCAGTGCCGGGAAGGTCGCGGAATCCGCCATAGTGGGAGGACTAATCTATCCCCTATGTACAGTTAGGTGCTTGACGCATTAGAACTACATAACGAAGGGTGGATGTTAATGACAAACAGACTCACGGTTCAATCGTCTGTAACAAACCAGGATGAGAATGGTCATTTTGTCTATGTCGAGAATGGACAAGCCATGACCGATAGCCGAAGCATAGCGGACAAGTTCGGCAAGCGTCATGCGGATATTCTGAGAAGCATTAAGACACTCGAATGCAGTACCGAATTTACTGAACGCAATTTTGCGCTTAGTGAATATTCGGATCGGTCGGGACGCAAGAATCCCTACTACAAGGTGACCCGGGACGGCTTTGTGTTCCTGATTACGGGCTTTACCGGACGTGAGGCGGCGAGATTCAAGGAAGATTATATTGCGGCCTTCAATCAAATGGAGAGCCAACTACAACATCAAGATAGGCTTGACTCGGGACCACCCAATCCATTGCTCATTAGCGAAGCGGCATTCACTCAAATGAAGGAACGCGTGCAGGAAGTAGGGCAGCGGCTTAGCGATGTAGTAAAGGAAGTCACACTCAAGACCGTGGAGCAGAAGAAGCTGCATGCGGCTATAGGCCGCAGAGTAATCTTGTTTGCAAATCAGGCAAGTCAGAAGCCGGGATTCTACCGGCAATTGTACCGGGCTATCTATGCCGAGTTTGAGGTTACTAGCTACAGAGACATCCGCAAACAAGACTTGGGGAAGGCACTGCAATATGTGGAAGGCTGGACACCGCTAACTTAACGCGGTTCTGCGCTCAGTTGTTATTCACTCCACCAATGAGCGATTCTGTGCGTCCAGTGGACTGAACGCAGTCTGTCGTTAAGCGAAACGATCCATTCTGGGTTAAACGCAGTATTGCGTTCAGTAATTACAGGACAGTGAACGCATTCCTGCGCTGATCTTGGCAGAGGGGATGAACGCAATTTTGCGCTCAGTGCTGGGGCATAAGAGGGAGGTGAGGAATTCATGCAGGAAGAGATGACGTTACCCTTACTCGCAACCATCTGGTTTGAACGGAATCCGCTGCAGCATCATGTGCTAGTCAAGAACATTAAGCGGAGTGAACAACAAAAAAGGTACATAAGCACCGCAAATGCTTACGTACCTGGTCCAACACGCGCGGCTATTATCTCATAAAACATTCAGCAATGCAATTTCTTCACTTAGCGCAATTTTGCGTTCAGTAGACCGGAGTGACAAGGGGGCCATGCGATGAAACATATCGAACAAATGGATCTGTTTGATCTCATCGATGTTCAGATCGAGCAGCCGCCAGAGGTCTTGAATGGAATGTACTATGAGCAGGCAACCGGCCTATTCGTGTCGTTTGTATGCGGTCGCAGGCATTATGAGATCCCCGCCAAGGGCTGCGGTCTGAACCGGGAATGGCAGGAGAGAACCAAGCGATTCAGGGCGATCTAGGCCCGACAGAATACAGGAGGCGATGCCGTGGATTCCAGTGTTAATCCTCAGCCAACGGATGCTCACATCAGAATATCGCATGAAATACACCGAGAGCTGATCCGGCGGAAGTTTTCTCAGCGCCAGCGTGATGTCATAGATTTTATCCTGACGCTGAGCTGGGGGTGCGGGAAGCCATCGGCGATCATTCCGGAATTGAAGGATTTTGCCGAAACAGGGATAGGTAAAAATCATATCCGTGGTGTCTTGGAAGAGCTTCTTCAAGGGAACGTCATTCTTTGGGACAAAGAGTTGAATACGTTTCAGCTGAATAAGCATTACGATCTCTGGAGCATGGAGTCAGTCATCAGCGCGAATCCCAACAGGTTCAAGGAGCTGATCAATCTCAATCTGGCGAGGCCATCCCCTAATTTACTGAAGTCTACCGTTCCCGAAAAGGGAACTGAGTTCCCGAAAGAGGAACCGAGTTCCCTAAAAGGGGACCGAGTTCCCAAAAGAGGAACCGAGTTCCCAAAAGAGGAACCGAGTTCCCGAAAAGGGGACCGAGTTCCCGAAAAAGGAACCGAGTTCCTGAAAAGGGAACTAGCCAGTTCCCAAAAGGGGAACCGCACAGTTCCCAAAAAGGGAACCGTCACACGCAATTATCCTAGTCGTATCAAGGGTTTCAGCGTTTCTAAAGCTAGTATTAAAGCTATTAAAAGATTTAAAAGAACTACTACTACAACAATAACAACAACTAGAACCAGCGCGGACACGTTGAAGACGGATTATGAGCATTATTCATTCCAGAACATCTTGCTGGACTACAAAAATAACTTTATCGCAGGCGGCAGGTTAACCCCTTTTGACGAAAAAGACCTGCAGTCCTTATACGACAGTTACGGAGGAGAGTGGCTGCATACCGCCATGAGAGCGGCCTACCGGCTCGGCGCGGATAAGCGGAACCTGGCTTATGTCCAAGGCATCCTCCGGGGCTATCGTGAGCGGGGCGGCATAGATAAACCGGAAACCAGGAAACCCGTAGAGCCTTTGGCAACGCCGCATGTTCCAAAGAGCTACGAAGGTTCGCGCAGCCAGGGGGGAAGAAGCAGAAAGCCGCAGATCCCCATCCTGATTGATGATGGCGGTGGATCGATGCCTAGCCCGGATGAAATGGCTGAGATGATGCGTAAGGCACAAGAGATCAAGGAAGCCAAAGCCCTGGAACGAACCAAAGTGCGTCAACGATAAAAATTCAAATACCAACAACGGATTGAAAGGACGGAACAGATGAGCACTCATGTGAAATCCCAGGAAAAGAAGAGTAGAGCGGTGCGTCCCACGCGGAAGCAAAAGGGATTGATCAGCCTGCACCGGTTGGCACCAGAGAACTGGCTGGTATTACGTGCTACTCCCGGGCAGATGGAGATTGTGCACAAAAAGAAGGGAACGATACGTTTGTTGAACTGCTAGTAAAGCTATAGACGGAGTGAAGGCTGGAAGAGGATTGGGCTTCCGAGAGGAAGAGTCATGCATATTAATCAGAACATATGCTCTCTTCTGCAATAGGAAGTACTCAGTTTACAACTACCGAACAGGTGGGCCAGGTACAACTATTCTGATGTGTGGGAAGGAGGGGCGGGATGATGAGTCAACTCTCCAGCAAGCCGATTCATCCTCGTGCTATGGACATGATTAATAGGGCTATTCGGCCCCTATTGTCCCCAAGTAAGGGGTGCAGCATTGACAGCCTGAAAATGTGCGTGTGTCCGGATGCGGATATCGCCAAATATGAATCTGTCGAGACCTCGTTCGGATCACTGCGGATTACGACCAACCCGTACATCACGAAAGGTGTGGCTTATGTGGTGGAAGATCCGGGACGCGGCGAGATCGGTTTTGCCTGGGTGACTCGCCAAGATTGAACCATTAAAGGGGGGGAAGGTGATTGATCTGCCTTCATTGCGGCAATAAGTGCCAGGAAGTAGGAGAGTACGCTTTCCAGTGCATTATTTGTAACAAGGGATTTGAACAAAGCTCTTGGGATTTCGGGTTGGAAGAGACAGAGGGCTTACCCAGGGGGGAGTGTGAGGAATTGAAGAACTTTCAGGTCACGGAGCTCAACATCTCATTGGTACCGGTGGATTGGTTATTTGCAAGGTACCAAAAGTTGAAGAAGTCAGTAAAGATAACAGCTGCCGTGAAGCAAGAGCTGATGATTATTAAGGAGCATTTGGAGAAAACGGGTAGATCATCTGCCCGTGCTTGCGATGAAGAAGTGGAACAGATTGAAATGAATATTCCTGTAGCCATCCGGCAGCAATACGTATCTATCGTAGAGTATCGCTTGAAGCAATATTATCAGGCAAATAAACGGATTAATTGGTTGAAATCAGAGCTGATGCAGATCAAACCGAAAGAGCCTAAGGTTACGGCCGGGATGGAACTTACCGGCATCAGTGGACGATCCGGAATCCCTCACTCTTCCACGGAGCAAGCTGTCATGAGTATGTACGATAAAGCCGAACGGCTCCAGGATGAAATATGGGAGGTGGAGGATCAGTTATATCCCATGGAAAAAGCCTTGCGTAGCCTTGACCCCGATCAACTTATGCTGGTTGAAGCGAAGTATTTTTGCCGGGAAGAAGAGTTAGACGAGTACCTCATGAATAAATTCAACTGGTACCGAGCGAAGTATTATCAGGTGAAGAAAACTGCTCTTATTCTACTAGCCCAGTCCCTGCGGATTATCTAGAGATCGTTCAGGACTCTAATAGATTTCAACTACAGGACAGGAAGGATGAATCGTATGGAATCTGATTATCCCGTATTCAATGCAGCGCAAATGCTCAGATTTGTAAATGAAGATGCTTATCTCAAAATGGACGTATGCCCATCTTTTGAAAAAAGGGCATGATTCTGAAACAGCATTAGAAGTCCTGTTTAACGGAAATGTATTGGAAGATACGGCCATGACTGATGAGTATGAGTTATATGCTAAAAAAGGAGATAAACAATAATGCCACTGGAATATAAATGTCCCCTGTACGCAGGGGACGTCTTTGAAGGAGAGGTGCAAGGTCTCTATGTACAAGCACATGTATTCTCTGAGCCATCCTCGTATGGGATATCCGAAGGTCGAATCAGCCGGTTGACCGTGTATCCGAATCGGCAAAAAGAGTTCAGTAAACGTCTGGCTAACTATGACCGCGGCTGGGATGGTATGCCCCCGGAAGATAGTACGATTCGTGCAGTTATCGAAGTAGTAGTTCAGCAATTTGATCATAAAGCAGTGGATCGGCAGTTTGAAGCTTTGCGCTAGATTGCGAAAAATCCAACGGATTAAGAGGTGAATTATGCAGCTGGGTCTGTTTGAACAAATGATGCTGTGTCGTGTATTAACGGAAGCAGATTATAAAGAAGTCCATTATGCACATTCGAATGATAGATGTCACGTTTTTCATACGGATATCGGCCTGGTCGCTATTGATCGGGAAACGGGTAAATTCGATTCTAAAGAATATAAACAGATGTTTCGATGAGACTGATTTGCTGCATGGTTGACGTAAACTGTTCTGCAAAGAAAGGAGGCAAAACGAAATGTTCGCTTTACGAATTTTAAGTCCAAACAAGAGGAATATCCAACTGCAGATTCGTGCGCCCTCTGATGCCTTGTTACAATTACGTTTGCAGCTAATTCGATTGTCATTCCCGACTGATCACATAGCGCTTTAAGTTGCCTGAACACTCCAGCATCGGCATAGTTGTCATTAATAGGTTTATATTGTAATGTTATTAAATTACCATATATATCCATATAAGGGATTTGGTGAAAAATTGAGATATCAACACAAAATTGGAGGAAATGAAAAAGAAAAAGAGTTTATTAATTGCTACCGAGGCTCTTAACTGACTGTTAGCCTCTATGCCTGGGACACCGTTTATGAAATTAGAAGAATGGGGCAAGGCCATCCCTTATTAGGTGAAATTGGAACACACCTTCCAGCTACTCCTAAACCAGAGATATGAGTTGAAGATATTTATTTTCGGTACCCATACCGGAATCTATGCTGGAGGCAAAGCTCCCGAATCTTCTTCACCACTGTCTGTCTGTTCTTTCCCCGCAGCTGCTTTCCAGCGGTAGTAGGTCGCTCTTGCAATTCCGAGCCATGTATTAGTGAAACCTTCTTCCAAGATGGGCTACTATACAATCCAACGTATGCTTTCTTCAGGCACAACAGGCATGGTTTCATCTGAACGGGCAGGATAGAGCAATAGCGACAGGTCCTACCCCAGTAGTTCTTTGGCTCCGTTCATCATTAAGGGCATAGTCTGTTTAACGAATGATTCCGCACTTAATGGATGCCCCTCATTGTTCCAGACGTAAGCAGAACCATACATCCCCCAACTTAACATGATAGAAGCTGTATTTATTAAGAAGTGCGCGTTTGGACTCGATAGCATCTTGTCTTTGTCTATAAAGGAAAGAAGTATCGTTTGAATTTTTTCCTTTATTTGAATTTCGAATACAGATCCAAGCGATGTATACCTTCTTTTGCACATTGTGCTTAGACCCTTGTGAAAATCACACACACCCAGAAAAATACTCTGAATTGTTTCTTCATTTAATACTTCGTGACCATTTATTCTTCGATTTATGATTGTCATAAATGATTCCATTAGTTTGGCCTCAAGAATTTCGAATTTATCTACAAAGTGCGCATAAAAAGTCGATCTGTTAACAGTAGCCCGCTCTGCAATATCCCTAACGGTTATCGATTCAAAGTCTTTTTCTTGAATTAATGAAGCAAAAGCGTCTTGAAGGAGTCGCCGTGTACGTATCACACGAGGATCAGCTTCATTCTTTTTAATTGTCATCGTTAAGATCTCCCCTAATAAAACGACATTATAGAAATGATGTTGTCTATCCAACGGTTTATGGTTATTGATGATTGCGTACCATTCGGTTGGTATTATAACATATAAATGCAACAAGTGTTGTTCAAACTACTAATGTTGTATTGAAACAAAAAGCAGAATGCTGCTTTTCCAAAAGGAGGAGAGAACCATGTCGGTTTCACAGCCATCACTAACGATGGAGCACCAACTTTTTTTTGATGTTATTGGAGAACGCCGGTCGGTTCGTAGCTATGATCCCGAGATCAAGATTTCGCGGGAGGAATTGACCGACATGTTGCGGCAAGCCACGCTGGCTCCTTCAGCCGCTAACCTGCAGCCGTGGCGTTTTCTCGTTATCGACTCGCCGGAGCTGAAGCAGAAGCTGCTTCCGATCGCATTCAATCAACAGCAAGTGGTCGAGGCTTCGGCTGTCGTTGCGGTACTCGGAGATTTGGAGTGTTATACATTGGCCGAGAAAATTTACGGAATGGCTGTCGAAGCGGGTTACATGCCTGAAGAAACGGCTAAATCGTTCGTGGAACGCTATACCGGGATGTATTCGAGCATGCCGCCCGAGGCCATCCACGAAAAAGTTTATACCGACGGCGGGTTAGTATCGATGCAACTCATGCTTGTCGCCCGCGCTAAAGGCTACGACACGGTGTCGATGGGCGGTTACGACAAACAAAAGTTCATGGAAGCTTTCCGAATATCAGAACGCTACGTTCCGATTATGCTGATCGCCATCGGCAAGGCGGCGAAGCCCGGTCATCCGACGGTGAGGCTGGCAGTCGATGATGTGGTTTTCTTTAACGAAATGCCTAAGGAATAAATAAATGTAAAAGACCTTGGCGTCCGCATAAACAACGGCGAGCTAAGGTCTTTTACAGGTTCTACGCATCAGATATTAGCAGGATGGTGCTAGATTCGATTTGT is a window encoding:
- a CDS encoding TetR/AcrR family transcriptional regulator — protein: MTIKKNEADPRVIRTRRLLQDAFASLIQEKDFESITVRDIAERATVNRSTFYAHFVDKFEILEAKLMESFMTIINRRINGHEVLNEETIQSIFLGVCDFHKGLSTMCKRRYTSLGSVFEIQIKEKIQTILLSFIDKDKMLSSPNAHFLINTASIMLSWGMYGSAYVWNNEGHPLSAESFVKQTMPLMMNGAKELLG
- a CDS encoding replication protein; this encodes MDSSVNPQPTDAHIRISHEIHRELIRRKFSQRQRDVIDFILTLSWGCGKPSAIIPELKDFAETGIGKNHIRGVLEELLQGNVILWDKELNTFQLNKHYDLWSMESVISANPNRFKELINLNLARPSPNLLKSTVPEKGTEFPKEEPSSLKGDRVPKRGTEFPKEEPSSRKGDRVPEKGTEFLKRELASSQKGNRTVPKKGTVTRNYPSRIKGFSVSKASIKAIKRFKRTTTTTITTTRTSADTLKTDYEHYSFQNILLDYKNNFIAGGRLTPFDEKDLQSLYDSYGGEWLHTAMRAAYRLGADKRNLAYVQGILRGYRERGGIDKPETRKPVEPLATPHVPKSYEGSRSQGGRSRKPQIPILIDDGGGSMPSPDEMAEMMRKAQEIKEAKALERTKVRQR
- a CDS encoding nitroreductase family protein, which encodes MSVSQPSLTMEHQLFFDVIGERRSVRSYDPEIKISREELTDMLRQATLAPSAANLQPWRFLVIDSPELKQKLLPIAFNQQQVVEASAVVAVLGDLECYTLAEKIYGMAVEAGYMPEETAKSFVERYTGMYSSMPPEAIHEKVYTDGGLVSMQLMLVARAKGYDTVSMGGYDKQKFMEAFRISERYVPIMLIAIGKAAKPGHPTVRLAVDDVVFFNEMPKE
- a CDS encoding Rha family transcriptional regulator; the encoded protein is MTNRLTVQSSVTNQDENGHFVYVENGQAMTDSRSIADKFGKRHADILRSIKTLECSTEFTERNFALSEYSDRSGRKNPYYKVTRDGFVFLITGFTGREAARFKEDYIAAFNQMESQLQHQDRLDSGPPNPLLISEAAFTQMKERVQEVGQRLSDVVKEVTLKTVEQKKLHAAIGRRVILFANQASQKPGFYRQLYRAIYAEFEVTSYRDIRKQDLGKALQYVEGWTPLT